The DNA sequence CGGAATTACGATGGTATAAGGCTCTCTACCATCAGGTTTCGAGCTAAAAAAGTCGTGTTCCAACCAATAGGCATACCAATGCTCTTCTACCCTATTGGGCTCATATTTTGATGCTATCTGCATAATTTCGGTACAGTTTTTGTCGAAAAAGAAAACGAATCGGTCATTTTGAGTGAAAAGCGATAAAACATGAAAACTGCGATTCTGTTGAAAAATGGCCAATCCACGAAATACGAAACAAAAATAAGTAACGTTATTACATAACAAAAGAATTTTGGATGCGGTTGTGAAAACAACTACTTTTGAAATTCACCCAAAACTAAAATGATGAAAAAAATTGTATTGTTGTTATTTGTCGGGTTATTGGCCGTAGGTATCAAAGCTCAAGAAAACACTGCGAAAATTGAGTTTAAGACCGAGACCATTAATTATGGCGAAATTGAAAAGGGAAGCGATGGGGTGCGTGTTTTTGAATTTACGAACACCGGTGATGCCCCTTTGGTCATCAGCGATGTAAAATCTAGCTGCGGATGTACGATCCCCAAAAAACCTGAGGCTCCCATTATGCCAGGTGAAACCGGTGAGATTCAGGTCAAGTATGACACTAAGAGGGTCGGGCCTATCAGAAAGGCGGTCACCGTGACCTCTAATGCCGATACGCCAACCAAAATTCTTAAAATTAAAGGATTGGTAAAGGATGGTGGAGCTAAATAAACAGTATTTTACCTTACAAAAAAACCCGCTAGTTGCGGGTTTTTTTGTTTAGAACAGTTTTTTGAGGATAAAACTAAAGGTCAGATCACGGTTTGAACGTTCTATAAGTACCCTGATGCGCTTGCCCTCTTTCTCATTGAGCATTTTTAAAATCTCTTGAAGTTTGTATCTGTGCACCCTTTTGCCATTCACTGCCAGAATAACATCGCCTTGTCTCAGGCCCGCCTCCTCAGCAGGGCTGCCCGCCCGAATGGCAGATACGACAATTTCGGGAACCAAGCTTAACCTTGTTCGATTTTCAAAAAGTATTTGTACGTTGCCCGTGGGGCCATCATCGTTTTTAACGATCCCTTGCGAGTCGGTAATGCGCTCTGCGATATAACGTACGCCGTTGTGCTGTAATTCAACACCGGCCAAATTATATTGAAAAGGAGCTTTGAAGTTTCCGTTTTTCTTAAGGGTAATCTCGTTTCTGGTATAATCAAAAACGATATTGAATCGCTTGAGAATCTCTGCGCCCACACTCCCGTTGCGATTTCCTAAATTTTTGATGGAATTAAATGATTTCATGTATGGAAAGGCCGCTTTGGCATCCTTCAGTGCAAAATCTCCGATACGAACACCGTTTACTTTGGTTCGTTTTCCAAAAATATGCCCGTTTAACCCTTTTCCGAGATAATCTTCATAGTTCTTATCTGGAATGTCAATACCATTTTCGGGATCGTGGAACAACCAGACCGCATCACTACTGCCCGTATCGACCAATAGCTTCACAGGAACCTCCCTGTCTCCATCTATTAATACTGCCGCATCAATATATGCTTTTCGGTTGATTATATCGAGGGGCAGTGTCTGGCTACGCTTATGCTTTTTTTGGGAATACCGTTGGGGATCGTACAATTTCAAAACCTGACTGCCGTAATTTATTTCGACTATGAAATCCCTAAAAAGCTGGTATCCCAATATACCGTGGACCGGAATACCCAATGAGGTCGAAAAATTAAGGTCTTTATCCAAGACCACGTACAGTGTCTGGTACCTGTTTACGGCATTTCCAATCTTAAAAGTATTGCCCTTTGACTGTAGCGCCTTCATAGGTTCACCCTCGCCGAGACCTTTAAGCGTGATTTCAGAGACGTTGTTTATCTGTACCGAATCTTGATCGGAAAGATTGAATAAGATCGGGTTACTGACCCCGCTATCGACAATGAACGATAATTTTGCATCATTCACCTCAACAGGAATTACCATGAGGTTATTGATCAACTTAAACTTGACCTTTTGGTACTTTTGGCCATTGGGTATACCAAATTGTTGAGCCGAAATACAATGACCTAGGCACAAAGCAATGAGTAAGCAATATGTGAGCTTTTTTGTCAATTCGCTTATTTATAACAGGTTGACTCTTTTAAATTTAAGAAA is a window from the Muricauda sp. SCSIO 65647 genome containing:
- a CDS encoding DUF1573 domain-containing protein, which translates into the protein MMKKIVLLLFVGLLAVGIKAQENTAKIEFKTETINYGEIEKGSDGVRVFEFTNTGDAPLVISDVKSSCGCTIPKKPEAPIMPGETGEIQVKYDTKRVGPIRKAVTVTSNADTPTKILKIKGLVKDGGAK
- a CDS encoding aspartyl protease family protein, whose translation is MINNLMVIPVEVNDAKLSFIVDSGVSNPILFNLSDQDSVQINNVSEITLKGLGEGEPMKALQSKGNTFKIGNAVNRYQTLYVVLDKDLNFSTSLGIPVHGILGYQLFRDFIVEINYGSQVLKLYDPQRYSQKKHKRSQTLPLDIINRKAYIDAAVLIDGDREVPVKLLVDTGSSDAVWLFHDPENGIDIPDKNYEDYLGKGLNGHIFGKRTKVNGVRIGDFALKDAKAAFPYMKSFNSIKNLGNRNGSVGAEILKRFNIVFDYTRNEITLKKNGNFKAPFQYNLAGVELQHNGVRYIAERITDSQGIVKNDDGPTGNVQILFENRTRLSLVPEIVVSAIRAGSPAEEAGLRQGDVILAVNGKRVHRYKLQEILKMLNEKEGKRIRVLIERSNRDLTFSFILKKLF